TTTTTATCGTTAAATTTTAATAAACTTATTCTTGTAGATTTTTTCATCTGAAACTACTTCAATTATATAAACACCTGTTGTGAAATTTTCAACATTTATTTGATTTAAGTTTTGAGTTTCTTCAATAATTAGTTTTCCAAAGATGTCATAGATTTTCAGGCTGTTTATTGTAAGGTCATTTGCCAGTTGGATATTTAGTGTTGCATTTGTAGGATTTGGATAAATCATCAGATTTGCGTCATTATTTGCTGGAATTTCAGTATTTAGTTGTGAGATAGTTACATTTTGGATCAACTGTGTTTCTATTCCGCATTTGGATGCTCTTAATTTTACAGCAAAAGTACCTGTAGTTGCATAAGTATGGGTTGGATTACTTTCAACAGATGAGGTACTATCTCCAAAATCCCAAATATAGGATGATGCTCTTAAAGAAGTGTTGTTAAAGGTAACTTGTCCTCCCGAAATCGTAAAATTAAACTGAGGGACTGGATCATACGTGCCAACGCGCCATTCAGCTAGGTTGTTGTATACTGCTAATTTAGTCGCATTTTTAATATTTTGAGCTACAGTAGCAGAAAGCGTGGAGTTGAATGTAATAAGCGTTGGGTCTTTCCTATAGATTACGGTATAGAAAGCACATGCAGCTGCGTAAGTTCCTGCCACAGAGGGATGGCTTTCGTCGGCTTGATATGATTCAATTGAAGGGAAGTTTTGTCTAATATACCGCCAGACGACTCCAACAGGTGAAACAATAGCATTGTTATCTTGTGCCATCGTTCTATATCTTGCGTTTAGCAGATTATCCATACCTAAATAGGTACAAACGTCGGGTAAAATAGGACAGTTTTGTGCGTCTCCATTTTTTCGTCCCCAGGTCATGTAAAATATAGTTTCAGTACATGGGTTTGCATTCAGTATAGCATTATTCAAAGATTGCGCATAAGGGTAAACTTCTTGTTCAACTTGCCAATCTGGAAATGAAGGATACTGACTTTGCTCTTGTAAAACCACATAGTCCCAATTGCCAATTCCTATTTTTTGTAATGTTGTGGGATTGGTTGCATGATCCATAAATCGATATCCTC
Above is a genomic segment from Flavobacterium phycosphaerae containing:
- a CDS encoding T9SS type A sorting domain-containing protein, coding for MKKNVSNLILSVTLLLLSITQLQSQTKRVLFIGNSYTSVNNLPQTIASVASSVGDNLIFDSNTPGGYRFMDHATNPTTLQKIGIGNWDYVVLQEQSQYPSFPDWQVEQEVYPYAQSLNNAILNANPCTETIFYMTWGRKNGDAQNCPILPDVCTYLGMDNLLNARYRTMAQDNNAIVSPVGVVWRYIRQNFPSIESYQADESHPSVAGTYAAACAFYTVIYRKDPTLITFNSTLSATVAQNIKNATKLAVYNNLAEWRVGTYDPVPQFNFTISGGQVTFNNTSLRASSYIWDFGDSTSSVESNPTHTYATTGTFAVKLRASKCGIETQLIQNVTISQLNTEIPANNDANLMIYPNPTNATLNIQLANDLTINSLKIYDIFGKLIIEETQNLNQINVENFTTGVYIIEVVSDEKIYKNKFIKI